ATCACGAGCAAAATCCCCTTCCAGCTCTTGGACTATACAGCCTAGCCATTTAAAATGTTTCTTATCTCCTCAAAACTTTTACCTCTAGTCTCAGGTAATACGAAATACATAATACTGAAGCCAAtgaaacaaaaacaactaaaCGTATACATACAATAATGCACTCCTAAATATTTTGCTACTATTGGATAAGAAAAAGAAATAGCGATTAAACATATATTCCCAAATAACAAAGCTATACTCAACCCCAACGACCTGAGTTCATTTGGCAGTAATTCTGAAGCTAAAATAGAAGGAATCGAACTCAAACTTAAGGTATAAgatacaagaaaaaaaataataagaaacacTGGCATCAGTCTAGTAAAACCATTTAAGTAATAGCCGTTgtgttgaaaataaaaataactacCCAATCCAAACAGTGCAACACCACATAGGCtagttcccaataaaaataaaaaccttcttccTTTTTTTTCCACGGCATAAAAAACCACGAAAGCAGCAATAATCTTTATGATTTGCACTAGTACGGCTAACTTATCTCCAGATAAATTACTGTCAGCATCATTCAGCAGGGTACCTAAAAATGATAATACTAAATAGTTTGCTGCCACTTTTTGCATTACAAAAACTGCAATAGAAAGCGCTATTCCCTTTCTAACAGCACGGtctagaaaaaaacttttaaaactaatttttggTCCGATTGTGTTATTCAGTAAAAACTGTTCTTTCTCATTGTATTCGATTTCTACATCGCGCGCTGGTTTGGATTTTCTTAGCTTTTTTAGAATAATCAAAGCCTGTTCTCGCCTTCCTTTAAGTGTAGCATATATTGGTGATTCTGGAATAAATAATGAACATAGTAGAACCAAAAATGGGGGAAAGGCGCACAGTAAACAAAATAACCTATAACTAGTGGTGGCCCCAATAAGGTATGCGTACAATTGTCCAAATCCATATCCAAATGACATCATTGTGCCCAAATTTCCTCTGTTGTGGTCTTCAGCTATTTCTGAAACATATGTTGGAATTACGATATACCCTGCAGCTAAATTAGCTGAAAGTATAGGcaaaattataaagaaaaaataCACTTCATTGGCAAACGATAGCGCTATAAAGGACACCATAACAACAAATGATAAGCAGGTTAATGTTTTTTTCCTCCCAATGATGTCGGGGATTTTTCCTATTAAAAGTGAGCCAATGGTTGACCCCAAGGGATACATCATGGTAATTGttgaagtttcaaaaattgtgaTTGGCGTTGGTAAAGgatttattatagtgttatttgacTGTAGCTTTGGCAGCACTGGAGAATTCCATACCAACATAGTTCCAGATGAAACGAAGAACATATTTGCTAaaagttaaaattaaataattagaCAGCACATATGGAACTTTAAAATAAcgaaaataattttgaattttaaatgtaacttttttgtattgtaaaaaataTCCATAAATATGTAAAACCAATTATTATATCCTAAGTGAGACCCTCTTCAACACTCGAACATGGCAGACACTATCGGCTCTCCGTTATCaattattgcaaaaattggaTTGCGATAATCGGTGTTCTAAAttgtaaacaaaacaaaataaaattgtagatatcgTTTCTAAATTAGGATACTAGACCAGGACATTTAGCACTTAAAAcaccaaaataaatcgatttttaaatgcagcacctatagtcgaggaaatgaagcaaaAAAaaggcaaaacctcgcaattttttcgtccagcatcgatttgtacaaaaatttgggtttaggctcattacaccctctagttcattttctatattgagccgttgtacgcttttggttttttaagggtgaaaactacccctaattgtaaaaaattatacaataacattttaaactttaatattgtcaacatttggtgcTTATTAgctacataatgattgttttatgctttaagatatactatcataatatttcaacccttaaaaccacccttgttggagctatatataaaaaatttacttatcctaaaagattaatttcggcttgcattgatttacataaaaatttgggattagtaTCAtttcaccctgtacttcatattctatatcatgcttaagggcgttgaatATTTTTAGGGGtataaactaccccttattgtcaaaaattatataaaaacattataaactttaatatgggtaaaatttgattttgattggtgaaataatgatttttttatactttaggatataatatcatatttcaacccttaaaactacccttcataacattacagtttttataagtagatattttaatagatctatacagaaaaaaaagtagaattaaagaattacaaaaacatttatttacacaaaaatacgaatttacaaatacatATGTACAAATGCAAATACAAATACTTtcttagtcatcttccagtatacgaaccggttctgtggtattgaAAATTACCCATAAGCGGACTATAcaaatttttcgaaaaataaattcgttttataaacatagctccttcatttttggcgagaaaaagttttttcaaatataactttgtaggatttttgaagagttataagacagtgtaaactaaattccgtaagatgccttagtttttaataaGGGTGGGTTTAAAAGGATCGAATAAgtgggtgtttgctcgtaaatagaggttttaaacagctatatctcgctaactgttcactgtaatgaaaatctatatacaagtgaattttagttattaaaaaagctacaatttagtagtgtatcattttttcgtatctccagtgtttttggagatattttgaagtaaaaggtaaaaaatgggaaattccaattaattaactccaatttttctaaaattaggccttttaaataagacaagcttcttgggtgtattgataatacaaatttAAAAGGAATTATaaaaaggtgaagaccaatttttaattatgagggtagttaggggttgttttcactgattttttcatagagaaaagcagatACCGACCATTTTTTtaatcataagtcgcttaatttttaggCTAGAAacgttttgttattattttttgaaagggttaactgtatacttgaaaaaaaaatttaagttttcctcgaaaacttcaaagtttttccgttattttactttgaatatttcaaattatgcatttgacaaaaaagctaacctttaacatgccgtatctcggtgtgtattggtcttaaagatactacagaaaaagaatttggtttgtgttactaaaagatacaattttgatatctacattttttttattaaatgcatatttttcaaggttttctcaaaaaccctctaaaaagttgattttttcatcgaaaaactgttactttcaagcgcgaatatctcgaaaaatattagttttacgaagaaaatgtaaaaaacatatttttcttagATTCACCGTTTACATCGATtaacatggttaaaatgtaataaaaaattcccgcccccgagatggggtggcaaccacctccaaggttttagcgtagagcagcatgatatagaaaataatccttggactattccccaccttctgtaaaaatttcaagtaaatccatgctagaagaaaaaattgcgagccaaaatgcttcatttcctcgactaccgGAGACTTGCAACTTTCGAATTGTCTTCAGAGTGACGTCAGGAACAAAATCTACAttagaaaaatgggtgaaaatgcagAAGTGCATTTCAAAATGCATAACGCACTTCCAAAAGTACAGAAATTGTTATTCCTTGAGTTTTTGGGGCCACTGAAGACGAATACACAATCAGAACCAACCCCTGATGCACTTGGTGCCCACGGTT
This genomic window from Diabrotica virgifera virgifera chromosome 1, PGI_DIABVI_V3a contains:
- the LOC114331894 gene encoding facilitated trehalose transporter Tret1-like, which encodes MDSQNVNNYFLYFSAIAANMFFVSSGTMLVWNSPVLPKLQSNNTIINPLPTPITIFETSTITMMYPLGSTIGSLLIGKIPDIIGRKKTLTCLSFVVMVSFIALSFANEVYFFFIILPILSANLAAGYIVIPTYVSEIAEDHNRGNLGTMMSFGYGFGQLYAYLIGATTSYRLFCLLCAFPPFLVLLCSLFIPESPIYATLKGRREQALIILKKLRKSKPARDVEIEYNEKEQFLLNNTIGPKISFKSFFLDRAVRKGIALSIAVFVMQKVAANYLVLSFLGTLLNDADSNLSGDKLAVLVQIIKIIAAFVVFYAVEKKGRRFLFLLGTSLCGVALFGLGSYFYFQHNGYYLNGFTRLMPVFLIIFFLVSYTLSLSSIPSILASELLPNELRSLGLSIALLFGNICLIAISFSYPIVAKYLGVHYCMYTFSCFCFIGFSIMYFVLPETRGKSFEEIRNILNG